One part of the Arcanobacterium phocisimile genome encodes these proteins:
- a CDS encoding peptidoglycan D,D-transpeptidase FtsI family protein → MDDRIENDSVSLTQRLIDNYRAGMGQGRGGGVAGRKFTNKRLSFTIVVVLIVALLLFLRLFQLQVLSAPQLAQTARQLRTQSIMLEAKRGDIVDGKGNILATSVERYNIRVNQLEIASFNEYDDDNNLVGTGAAAAAKKVAPILDMDQAELAGIFLGGEEKNQWTLVKRDVSPDTWRDISALGIHGIYPERYMQRFYPNGYVGGNILGYTGVTADDDTVAGRAGIEASYNSLLSGENGELSVEVGPWGTVFPQAPKKEVPAVDGGKVQLTINRDLQLATQEALDSAVKRTNAEWGAAVAIEIGTGRILALGDSSTPDPSNLAEVKPGDWNSRAVQAVVEPGSTGKIITLSSALETGAISPTSTFVVPDRITMPNGQEFSDNDPHATETMTVAGIIGKSYNTGLIQIGDLVDDNYRYGMLQKFGIGHKTGIELPGEVDGFLKSDAEWDDRTRYTTMIGQSWAASTVQLGQMISIVGNDGVRVPLHIVDGVYDGNGVFEPTVIGASEQVVSPEAARAANSILQGVTRSDSTGELARIPGYNVAGKTGTAEVPDENGNLTKRVGTFVGLVPAEKPQVAIAVVMYNPSGPGYGSVTAAPVFADIGKFAMRLLGVAPSSEPLMKYPWTLSEMQ, encoded by the coding sequence GTGGATGACCGTATAGAAAACGACTCGGTCTCCCTTACCCAGCGACTCATTGACAACTATCGCGCCGGGATGGGCCAAGGGCGGGGTGGCGGAGTTGCTGGCCGGAAATTTACTAACAAGCGACTATCGTTCACGATAGTCGTCGTGTTGATCGTCGCCTTACTATTGTTCCTCCGTCTTTTCCAACTACAAGTACTCAGTGCACCACAGTTAGCGCAGACTGCTCGGCAGCTGCGTACGCAATCCATCATGCTAGAAGCCAAGCGCGGCGATATTGTTGATGGCAAAGGAAATATCCTGGCAACATCAGTTGAACGCTACAATATTCGCGTCAATCAGCTGGAAATTGCGAGCTTTAACGAATACGACGATGATAATAATCTCGTTGGAACGGGAGCGGCGGCGGCTGCAAAAAAAGTTGCTCCAATCTTGGATATGGATCAAGCAGAACTTGCCGGTATATTCCTCGGCGGTGAAGAAAAAAATCAGTGGACCCTTGTTAAGCGTGATGTTTCACCGGATACCTGGCGAGATATCTCAGCCTTGGGGATTCATGGCATCTATCCAGAGCGTTATATGCAACGTTTTTATCCCAACGGATATGTGGGTGGAAATATTCTCGGGTACACAGGTGTCACCGCTGACGACGACACCGTTGCTGGTCGCGCTGGTATCGAAGCTAGTTACAACAGTTTGTTAAGTGGTGAAAACGGTGAGCTATCAGTTGAAGTAGGGCCATGGGGTACGGTCTTCCCACAAGCCCCGAAGAAAGAAGTACCTGCTGTTGATGGCGGTAAAGTGCAACTCACTATTAATCGTGATTTGCAGCTAGCTACACAAGAAGCCCTCGATTCTGCTGTCAAGCGTACAAACGCCGAGTGGGGAGCTGCTGTTGCTATCGAAATCGGTACTGGGCGTATTTTGGCTTTAGGCGACTCTTCAACGCCAGATCCGTCAAACTTGGCTGAAGTGAAACCAGGAGATTGGAATTCTCGAGCTGTCCAGGCAGTTGTTGAGCCGGGATCGACCGGAAAAATTATCACCCTATCTAGCGCATTGGAAACAGGTGCTATTTCACCAACGTCGACTTTCGTCGTCCCAGATCGCATCACCATGCCCAACGGTCAAGAATTTTCGGATAATGACCCCCATGCGACTGAAACAATGACGGTTGCAGGTATCATTGGGAAATCCTACAACACCGGTCTCATTCAGATAGGTGACTTGGTTGACGATAACTATCGGTACGGCATGCTCCAAAAATTCGGAATTGGCCATAAAACCGGTATCGAACTGCCTGGCGAAGTAGATGGTTTCCTGAAGTCCGACGCCGAATGGGATGATCGAACACGATATACCACGATGATCGGCCAGTCATGGGCAGCATCAACCGTCCAACTCGGACAGATGATCTCCATCGTAGGAAATGATGGGGTGCGCGTCCCGTTACATATCGTCGATGGTGTCTACGACGGGAACGGAGTTTTTGAACCAACCGTGATTGGTGCATCCGAACAAGTTGTTTCTCCAGAAGCAGCTCGTGCAGCAAATAGTATCCTCCAAGGCGTCACCCGTAGCGATTCAACCGGTGAATTAGCGCGAATACCGGGATATAACGTTGCCGGAAAAACTGGTACTGCGGAAGTTCCAGATGAAAACGGAAACTTGACTAAACGTGTGGGTACCTTCGTAGGATTGGTGCCTGCGGAGAAACCACAAGTAGCTATCGCCGTGGTTATGTATAATCCTTCAGGCCCCGGTTATGGTTCGGTTACCGCAGCCCCAGTATTTGCCGATATTGGGAAATTTGCGATGCGCCTGTTAGGCGTAGCCCCCTCAAGTGAACCTCTTATGAAATATCCATGGACTCTAAGCGAGATGCAATGA
- a CDS encoding UDP-N-acetylmuramoyl-tripeptide--D-alanyl-D-alanine ligase has translation MITVSLQQVAHSVKGCLTAPADMAVREVNGVSTDNRRISAGDLFVAIAGERVDGNRFAHAAIEAGAAGVLTANPQQAIASGADPQALVTVDDPIRALGLLAHDQAAALRAGGAPDFRVVGVTGSVGKTTTKDLLAQLLAARGPVVAPPGSFNNELGLPLTVLQATKETATLVVEMGADHIGNIDYLTGIVQPDISVVLAVGRAHVGEFGGIDNIALAKSELVRGTRAGGVVVLNYDDERVRHMVHKAHGEVLFFSASGAYTEGVWASDIHTSDTGHASFVLHYGTQQAAVELGLVGEHHVANALAAASVAILLGSTVDQCAHILSHTHAGSPHRMDVWDRDKVTIIDDSYNANPDSMRAGLRALAHLGRGKRTIAVLGQMLELGESSVLEHHEVGRIVADLGIDILIGIGSGMEPTITQAREGGVHVYELPSVSEGIELLNTLMLADDVVLIKGSHGSGVWRLADALKEIDR, from the coding sequence ATGATTACCGTCTCCTTACAGCAGGTAGCACATAGTGTTAAAGGGTGCCTCACAGCACCTGCCGATATGGCAGTGCGTGAAGTGAACGGAGTGTCGACTGATAATCGTCGTATCAGTGCCGGTGATTTGTTCGTTGCTATCGCTGGAGAGCGGGTGGATGGAAACCGATTCGCGCACGCGGCTATTGAAGCCGGCGCGGCAGGTGTTTTAACAGCCAATCCGCAACAAGCGATAGCCAGTGGTGCTGACCCGCAGGCACTGGTGACAGTTGATGATCCGATTCGTGCTTTGGGGTTATTGGCACACGACCAAGCAGCAGCATTGCGTGCTGGTGGGGCACCTGATTTTCGCGTCGTTGGTGTCACCGGTTCAGTAGGGAAAACAACGACGAAAGATCTGCTAGCGCAGTTACTTGCAGCCCGCGGGCCAGTGGTTGCCCCGCCAGGCTCGTTCAACAACGAGCTGGGCTTGCCGTTAACTGTCCTCCAAGCCACGAAAGAAACTGCCACCCTGGTTGTGGAAATGGGTGCGGACCATATCGGTAATATCGATTACCTGACTGGCATCGTACAACCAGACATTTCTGTAGTTTTAGCGGTGGGGCGAGCCCACGTCGGTGAATTTGGTGGAATCGACAACATTGCTCTTGCCAAGTCAGAGCTCGTTCGTGGAACTCGCGCCGGCGGCGTCGTCGTTTTGAACTACGACGACGAACGAGTACGCCACATGGTACACAAAGCCCACGGTGAGGTTCTCTTTTTCTCCGCTTCGGGAGCTTATACCGAAGGCGTGTGGGCTTCCGATATACACACATCCGATACCGGTCATGCTTCTTTTGTTCTCCATTATGGCACCCAACAAGCGGCAGTCGAACTCGGTTTGGTTGGCGAACATCATGTGGCAAACGCTTTGGCTGCAGCAAGCGTTGCGATTCTTTTGGGATCAACAGTTGACCAATGCGCCCATATTCTCTCCCACACCCATGCTGGAAGTCCGCACCGGATGGATGTGTGGGATCGTGACAAAGTCACAATCATTGATGATTCTTATAATGCAAACCCGGATTCAATGCGTGCCGGTTTGCGGGCCTTAGCTCATCTAGGGCGGGGCAAACGCACTATTGCTGTGCTTGGCCAAATGCTTGAACTGGGGGAGTCGTCAGTACTTGAGCACCACGAAGTCGGTCGAATCGTGGCCGATCTAGGGATCGACATCCTTATCGGGATTGGTTCTGGAATGGAACCAACTATCACGCAGGCCCGTGAAGGCGGAGTGCATGTATATGAACTACCTAGTGTGAGCGAAGGTATAGAGTTGCTTAATACTCTTATGCTCGCTGACGACGTAGTCTTAATAAAAGGTTCACATGGTTCTGGGGTATGGCGCCTCGCAGATGCTTTAAAGGAGATAGATCGCTAA
- the dinB gene encoding DNA polymerase IV, with product MSRAPRSTAARRFWGDDDSHTPILHMDMDAFFVAVELLERPELVGKPVAVGGQERGVISAASYEARTFGVNSAMPVAQARRCCPQLIILPAQHHKYSEVSRRIMDYLRSITPLVEQLSVDEAFLDVAGARKLFGTPMQIAQRIREHIRSTEGLAASIGIASTKHVAKVASAHAKPDGLLLIPQERTTDFLHALPVGALWGVGDKTRETLEKKGIVDVADIVALGRPRLVAILGQAHGNHIYDLAIGRDERRVQPYREEKSISKEHTFFDPIDDPPAAWKMMLDQAHDVARRLRANEFFGRTVSIKVRYTDFSTITRSVTLGAPTNTGADIYDAARNLFDQLPASGMGIRLLGVRVGQLSRSAQGVQLALDDDGRRSRAEETMDEIRQKFGGEILQHGSLLETERRQPPVN from the coding sequence ATGTCGCGCGCACCCCGCTCAACAGCCGCTCGGCGATTTTGGGGTGACGATGATTCTCATACCCCAATTCTCCACATGGATATGGACGCCTTCTTCGTCGCCGTCGAATTACTTGAACGCCCCGAACTTGTGGGAAAACCTGTCGCAGTTGGTGGGCAAGAACGCGGCGTTATCTCTGCAGCGTCATACGAAGCACGTACCTTCGGCGTGAACTCGGCAATGCCGGTTGCCCAAGCTCGGAGGTGTTGCCCACAGCTGATCATTTTGCCCGCTCAACACCACAAGTACTCCGAAGTTTCACGCCGTATTATGGACTACTTACGCTCCATAACTCCGCTCGTCGAACAGCTCTCCGTCGACGAAGCCTTTCTCGACGTCGCCGGTGCACGAAAACTATTCGGAACTCCAATGCAGATTGCCCAACGTATCCGCGAACATATCCGCTCAACCGAAGGGTTGGCTGCATCCATCGGAATCGCCAGCACCAAACACGTCGCCAAGGTTGCTTCCGCCCATGCCAAACCCGACGGGCTACTTTTAATCCCGCAAGAACGCACAACAGATTTCTTACATGCGCTGCCTGTAGGAGCACTGTGGGGAGTAGGGGATAAGACCCGTGAAACGCTTGAGAAAAAAGGTATTGTCGACGTAGCAGATATTGTTGCTCTCGGTCGGCCACGACTAGTGGCAATTCTCGGTCAAGCGCACGGGAACCATATTTACGATTTAGCAATCGGGAGAGATGAGAGGCGAGTCCAGCCCTACCGCGAAGAAAAATCTATCTCGAAAGAGCACACATTCTTCGATCCTATTGATGATCCGCCAGCTGCGTGGAAAATGATGTTAGATCAAGCCCATGATGTTGCCCGGCGGTTACGAGCGAACGAGTTTTTCGGACGTACTGTCTCGATTAAAGTTCGATACACCGATTTCTCTACTATTACCCGTTCAGTTACCCTCGGTGCCCCAACAAACACCGGTGCCGATATCTATGATGCGGCGCGAAACCTCTTTGACCAGCTCCCTGCGTCAGGTATGGGGATTCGATTGTTAGGAGTGCGAGTAGGGCAACTTTCACGTTCGGCACAAGGAGTCCAGTTGGCGTTGGATGATGACGGCCGGCGCTCGCGTGCGGAAGAGACGATGGATGAGATTAGGCAAAAGTTTGGCGGCGAAATTTTACAGCATGGGTCTTTGCTTGAAACGGAACGTCGCCAACCGCCTGTTAATTGA
- a CDS encoding UDP-N-acetylmuramoyl-L-alanyl-D-glutamate--2,6-diaminopimelate ligase, whose protein sequence is MDSKRDAMIRPQHVSPVSLGQVVPDCDPQYADILLTGATADNRHVLPGDLFFALPGQHVHGARYGDAAAAAGAHAIITDPAGAELISADIPLVIDPHVTANVGKLAAVIYGNPAQHLTTYAVTGTNGKTTTAFMIDHILRALGETTGLIGTVSVQIAGVEVPATLTTPQPADLQAMLATLVEQGGTSLVMEVSSHAIAQGRIDPVQYTVAGFTNLTQDHLDFHHTLVEYFEAKAELFTEKYAKTGVVITDSEWGRRIVGRDRIHLEALYINEINADAWHLTDRDGQAFTLVAPNGERVHTTSSLSGEFNIANAALAVAMVACGGHSLESIERALQQTGGVNTIVPGRMEIIGQEPRVVVDFAHNEDALAKAMTALRSSTSGKLIVITGSAGDRDVSKRPAMARVVAELADVLIVTDDDPHSEDPAQIRQDLIAGIPDGFTWQEIPDRRTAIVETIVGAQPADTILIAGRGHERFQDVNGTLIEIDDREVARAGLSQRKASR, encoded by the coding sequence ATGGACTCTAAGCGAGATGCAATGATACGTCCTCAACATGTTAGCCCGGTCAGCTTAGGCCAGGTAGTGCCTGATTGCGACCCCCAGTACGCAGATATTCTTCTGACCGGAGCAACTGCTGATAACCGCCACGTGCTCCCTGGTGATCTTTTCTTTGCGTTGCCAGGGCAACACGTTCATGGCGCCCGTTATGGGGATGCGGCGGCGGCAGCCGGTGCGCACGCTATTATCACTGATCCTGCTGGAGCTGAACTGATTAGCGCCGATATCCCGTTAGTGATAGATCCGCATGTCACCGCTAATGTTGGCAAACTAGCAGCGGTCATCTATGGCAATCCAGCACAACACCTGACAACGTACGCGGTTACCGGGACCAACGGTAAAACCACGACCGCTTTTATGATTGACCACATCCTACGTGCGCTCGGCGAAACAACCGGTCTTATCGGTACGGTTTCGGTGCAGATAGCTGGCGTCGAGGTTCCAGCTACACTCACAACTCCACAGCCAGCGGATTTGCAGGCAATGTTGGCAACACTGGTCGAACAAGGCGGAACGAGCCTTGTTATGGAGGTCTCTTCTCATGCCATCGCGCAAGGAAGAATTGATCCAGTGCAATATACGGTTGCTGGATTTACAAACCTGACACAAGATCATCTGGACTTTCATCACACTTTGGTTGAATATTTTGAGGCCAAAGCTGAACTTTTCACGGAAAAATATGCAAAAACTGGCGTCGTTATTACCGACAGTGAATGGGGTAGACGTATCGTCGGGCGCGATCGCATACATCTCGAGGCGCTTTATATCAACGAAATCAACGCTGATGCTTGGCACCTGACAGATCGTGATGGACAAGCATTTACGTTGGTTGCGCCGAATGGAGAACGTGTGCACACCACGTCGTCGCTATCTGGGGAGTTCAATATTGCCAACGCGGCATTGGCGGTCGCAATGGTCGCCTGTGGAGGGCATTCGTTAGAGAGCATCGAGCGGGCACTCCAACAAACCGGTGGAGTGAACACAATAGTGCCTGGCCGGATGGAAATCATTGGCCAGGAGCCGCGGGTGGTGGTCGATTTTGCCCACAACGAGGATGCGCTTGCTAAGGCAATGACTGCGCTTCGCTCATCAACCAGCGGAAAACTTATTGTGATTACTGGTTCGGCAGGCGACCGTGACGTCTCGAAACGCCCCGCAATGGCTCGCGTTGTTGCTGAACTTGCTGACGTATTAATAGTTACAGATGACGATCCACACAGTGAGGATCCAGCCCAAATTCGCCAAGATCTTATTGCCGGGATCCCAGACGGCTTTACATGGCAGGAAATACCGGATCGGCGCACCGCAATCGTAGAGACAATTGTGGGCGCACAACCAGCAGATACTATACTGATTGCTGGACGAGGGCACGAACGTTTCCAAGACGTCAACGGTACTCTGATTGAAATCGACGATCGTGAGGTTGCTCGTGCCGGACTCTCTCAGCGAAAGGCCAGTAGATGA
- the rsmH gene encoding 16S rRNA (cytosine(1402)-N(4))-methyltransferase RsmH, with protein sequence MSLSAHNNALHVPVLLQPIIDLLTPALQDEAVLIDCTLGMGGHSEAFLTAFPKLKVVGIDRDAQAISLASERLSQFGERFTAVHTTYDDVDQVAAQFGHDGQVDAILMDLGVSSLQLDETDRGFSYSHDAPLDMRMDTSRGETAAQLLAELSHAELTRVLRVYGEEKFASPIAREIIRQREMQPIERTGQLADLVRETIPAPARRKGGNPSKRTFQALRIAVNNELAVLEAAVPRAIEAIRVGGRLAIESYQSLEDRIVKDALNTGLVSTSPPGLPIELDDHAPYLKSLTRGAQKADRHEQEQNPRSASVRLRAVERLRPTPSHISQPYRRQGSAS encoded by the coding sequence ATGTCATTAAGTGCGCACAACAACGCATTACACGTTCCTGTTTTACTGCAACCGATTATTGATTTGTTAACGCCGGCACTTCAGGATGAAGCAGTGCTCATCGATTGTACGTTGGGTATGGGAGGCCACTCCGAAGCGTTCTTAACTGCTTTTCCAAAGCTCAAGGTGGTAGGTATTGATCGTGACGCGCAAGCGATCTCTCTAGCTAGTGAACGTTTGAGTCAGTTTGGTGAGCGTTTTACTGCAGTTCACACCACCTATGACGACGTCGATCAAGTCGCGGCACAATTCGGGCATGACGGTCAGGTTGATGCTATCTTGATGGACCTGGGAGTTTCTTCTTTACAATTAGATGAAACCGATCGTGGTTTTTCCTACTCGCATGATGCTCCGCTTGATATGCGGATGGATACCTCTCGCGGCGAGACGGCAGCTCAATTGCTCGCCGAACTTTCGCACGCAGAACTCACTCGGGTCTTACGAGTGTATGGTGAGGAAAAATTCGCTTCGCCGATTGCACGGGAGATCATCAGGCAACGTGAAATGCAACCTATCGAGCGTACCGGTCAGTTGGCTGATCTCGTGCGAGAAACAATCCCAGCCCCAGCTCGTCGCAAAGGTGGAAACCCGTCAAAGCGAACTTTCCAAGCTTTACGCATTGCAGTCAACAATGAGCTTGCCGTCCTTGAGGCAGCGGTTCCACGAGCCATCGAAGCAATAAGGGTTGGCGGGCGCTTAGCTATTGAGTCATACCAATCGCTGGAAGATCGAATCGTTAAAGATGCGTTGAATACCGGTTTGGTGTCTACCTCGCCACCAGGACTACCGATAGAGCTTGATGATCATGCCCCATATCTCAAGAGTTTGACGCGCGGAGCGCAGAAGGCTGACAGGCACGAACAAGAGCAGAACCCACGCTCAGCGTCCGTACGTCTACGAGCAGTTGAACGTCTTCGCCCTACCCCGTCCCATATTAGCCAGCCATATCGTCGTCAAGGAAGTGCCTCATGA
- a CDS encoding DUF3040 domain-containing protein has translation MALSDYERNMLEQLEAQLKGEDPQLATSLASDDVEQTRLALSVRHVVLGLIAAVAGLGVVATGVATEMIIIGVVGAVIVWFGLMYILGGMSRVSAEPGRRPAKAAPPTVESFMERQKRAFEQRREEGGR, from the coding sequence ATGGCTCTATCAGACTACGAGCGCAATATGTTGGAACAGCTTGAAGCGCAATTAAAAGGCGAAGATCCGCAGTTGGCCACATCGCTGGCGTCGGATGATGTCGAACAAACGCGCCTGGCACTATCCGTCCGACACGTGGTTCTTGGTCTCATCGCAGCAGTGGCGGGTTTAGGTGTAGTTGCAACTGGTGTTGCTACTGAAATGATTATTATTGGTGTTGTTGGAGCGGTCATTGTGTGGTTTGGTCTGATGTACATCCTTGGTGGAATGTCCCGAGTTTCGGCTGAACCTGGGAGAAGGCCTGCGAAGGCAGCTCCACCCACAGTGGAAAGTTTTATGGAACGTCAAAAGCGTGCTTTCGAGCAACGCCGTGAAGAAGGCGGCCGATAA
- the mraZ gene encoding division/cell wall cluster transcriptional repressor MraZ, whose product MFLGTYEPRLDDKGRLILPAKFRDQLANGLVVTRGQEHCLYVFPFAEFENILERLRQAPMTSKEARTYTRVFLSGANDQVPDKQGRITLPAALRGYAGLERDLAVIGSGDHVEIWDAQAWESFLATSEDEFADREEELIPGIF is encoded by the coding sequence ATGTTTCTTGGCACCTATGAGCCACGGCTCGACGACAAGGGGCGTTTGATCCTCCCGGCAAAATTTCGTGATCAATTGGCAAATGGTCTCGTTGTCACCCGCGGTCAAGAGCACTGTCTATATGTTTTCCCTTTCGCAGAATTCGAAAACATCTTGGAACGGTTGCGTCAGGCTCCGATGACATCGAAAGAAGCACGTACGTACACGCGAGTGTTTCTCTCTGGAGCTAATGATCAGGTTCCTGATAAGCAAGGTCGCATTACCTTACCTGCCGCGTTACGCGGTTATGCAGGATTGGAGCGTGACCTCGCTGTCATTGGATCTGGTGACCATGTTGAAATTTGGGACGCCCAAGCCTGGGAGTCCTTCCTTGCAACAAGCGAAGACGAATTTGCTGATCGCGAAGAAGAGCTCATCCCTGGAATCTTCTGA
- the mraY gene encoding phospho-N-acetylmuramoyl-pentapeptide-transferase, protein MLAILIALGTALIIALLGTPFLIRVLERRSYGQFIREDGPTTHLVKRGTPTMGGVVIIAATIVGWAIANIATQRIPTITGYLLLGLMLGMGAVGFMDDFIKVRKERSLGLTPRAKMLGLGTVGITFAVLSLQFPNEAHRTPGSTAISFVRDTPINLAAWGSILGVVLFVLWANFLISAWSNGVNLTDGLDGLAAGASMLAFGAYTIVGIWQYYQPCESIVATNTGCYDVRDPREIAIICAAIVGACFGFLWHNTSPAAIFMGDTGSLALGGAFAGVSILTRTEVLAVLLGGLFVVIVISDVIQIGVFKMTGKRVFRMAPLHHHFELKGWKEVTIVVRFWLIQGLFISAGMFLFYAEWLAQQ, encoded by the coding sequence ATGCTCGCGATTCTTATAGCACTTGGAACAGCGCTGATCATTGCGTTGCTAGGTACCCCGTTCTTAATCAGGGTCCTTGAACGACGTTCGTATGGTCAATTTATTCGTGAAGACGGGCCAACAACCCATCTCGTCAAGCGTGGTACTCCGACGATGGGTGGTGTCGTCATCATTGCCGCAACCATTGTAGGTTGGGCGATTGCAAATATCGCTACTCAGCGCATCCCGACCATCACCGGATACTTGTTGCTCGGCTTGATGCTTGGAATGGGTGCTGTCGGTTTTATGGACGACTTTATTAAGGTCCGAAAAGAACGATCGCTTGGTTTGACTCCCCGCGCAAAAATGCTCGGTCTGGGAACCGTGGGCATCACGTTCGCGGTGCTTTCCTTGCAATTCCCGAATGAGGCACACCGCACTCCGGGTTCGACAGCTATCTCCTTTGTCCGCGATACTCCGATTAATCTTGCCGCCTGGGGGTCAATCCTCGGCGTTGTCCTCTTCGTACTATGGGCAAATTTCCTCATTAGTGCATGGTCAAATGGAGTCAATCTTACAGACGGCTTGGATGGCTTGGCCGCCGGTGCTTCTATGCTGGCGTTTGGTGCATACACGATCGTTGGGATCTGGCAGTATTATCAGCCGTGTGAGTCGATTGTAGCGACGAACACTGGCTGTTACGATGTGCGCGATCCGCGCGAAATCGCCATTATTTGTGCAGCCATCGTTGGTGCTTGTTTTGGATTCTTATGGCACAACACCTCACCTGCAGCGATTTTCATGGGTGACACTGGTTCGCTAGCTCTCGGTGGCGCTTTTGCTGGGGTATCAATTTTGACGCGTACCGAAGTTCTCGCTGTTTTACTTGGTGGTCTGTTCGTCGTTATCGTTATCTCCGACGTTATTCAGATCGGCGTTTTTAAAATGACGGGTAAACGAGTTTTCCGCATGGCTCCGTTGCATCACCATTTCGAGCTGAAAGGTTGGAAAGAAGTCACTATCGTAGTACGCTTCTGGCTAATCCAAGGTTTGTTCATCTCCGCTGGAATGTTTTTATTTTATGCTGAATGGTTGGCTCAACAGTGA